The following proteins come from a genomic window of Anopheles ziemanni chromosome 3, idAnoZiCoDA_A2_x.2, whole genome shotgun sequence:
- the LOC131285898 gene encoding uncharacterized protein LOC131285898 codes for MGATKRSCFGRSNSVQAASHVSNSQDNQQSTRVSTTTSSQQVSSSSYRVRRLRSASQSTSSTSLNSINNNNNPCISSSASQSASGACSTASSSGAGGSSGGGSNSSTSNVLNNNNTITYNHNNCSTLRHQRHHQHLLHTTRSSTSGTNQTAANTGALISRVFDHSSSSSSSTTTTPNTNANANAGSGSVVPATASSTPSVGGLANNTTSGGGGGGAATGGSFHRRASPGDKKSHQQKNDDKMDERRQAQQQKTPSKQHQQQPRDTTPTSRKNRKDSDGAASEAASPKKRIFSHQRHTIMSKAANNTAAAATPTTAVVDATEQVEESIVIEDEGKREVDEGTVEDDNSSCGVVPPLDSAVKEVEEAGEKPHDSPADAVAMEEEKEVRRSKALTNDSGIEGEGHQLSNHHLEDNSRTTDEEKDSCVGSKEKVEHVEDEEGAVQLRSSEAAQQRREEGASCESDGSQTRTILRFVRKSLENTAMSVMYSENGVCTETIETEYPRNLDDNIEILSREAENLALQFKPADEKLVFGPIFDLEKFEEQRKQQKKEDDEDEAIGISPCGRFLKYDKEVGRGSFKTVYRGLDTQTGVAVAWCELLEKKVNRVERARFREEAEMLKKLQHPNIVRFYNYWEAAPMAGNKKKNIVLVTELMLSGTLKSYLRRFKKINPKVLKSWCRQILKGLHFLHSRTPPIIHRDLKCDNIFITGTTGSVKIGDLGLATLKNRSFAKSVIGTPEFMAPEMYEEHYDEAVDVYAFGMCMLEMATSEYPYNECNTPAQIYKKVTSGVKPQSLEKVENPEVREIIERCIHDKKEGRPTCKELLNFEFFCEDIGIRLEPISKEAFLASPDNVRMEFRLRIMDPKKRVNKHKENEAIQFDFDIRVDDADEIASEMYKSGILMEDDSKTVAKNLKVQIQTLLKEREERARQQQVEQEKEVLQKQALLAQQMYQQQQMQQQMENDLQVTELQVPQLLNQQNTVLPAQQQPQQPQQQVPQNYYQPASLPAAQAQQIIYQQQISAPVGNEQLKQQQQQQQSYQQQPPPMGGGQYIVNQSISMQQQHPLQQQQTQPQPQFLNQMTPSQQTQAVVNPQQQPYVQQQIYIDPQQHQQQQQYLQQLQQQLQQQLSNPQQGQSQGSTTMQFMNQIGSQQLAQQIFQLKQQNFAMFQQQQQQQQQAELQEQISTLEQQLQGILPIHNQPGQIIQQQQQPMQTTVYVQQTPPQQQQAPLMHGQPIQTTGQPVYLPQQLTDPSVQLHQSMPTQLGTPQQQQQPQQQSSSAIIMHHPQPQQAQVLPQQQLFVQQQQQQQQQQQQQPPIMQQQPMQTTQTTQTMPMQQILQQSPAPLQVPAQQQPLLPPQQQPIVEAPPPVALANENVQLQQQQQQQQQTIVPQEQQQQTVLLSNVPSINSNGGAMASAVAIGTAATTTTTTTAGGGTPGTPGPLDQPATAGTPVMPASQAALPKRLTNEIKKRRNQRSTERNPKLHVLGYENNIIECEMENRAKKIKFKFDPTNVNTVEVARDLVSDDLLSESQTTVFIEMVRDIQRQLKENPNQLPVASQCYRRSSEKVRHASLTRQRSTFKTHQRHRSRDETSTTASNFTHIFDPTIIERQALGTGISSTTTSSSSSSPLSQQQPASAITTSQTNGELEKTPSLDGGDTVAPTGSQVPPSQQPDVEYNNDANIQLQAAATITSVVTYTMDDGANDNNSSCDENSRKASTVSTDYTSHENTPENTITSGSNLSILHQRLSFGEPGDQQQQQADANGPGGNGGTTDVEFAEQNSTKIEKMDRPETISSSVPSETTTAEAINSASTQEDGGGPTFDNQQQLPVAESSSQSIHSSPALNGATVEAIRAAGGPPSKTEEGPASAMDGANIESPLSEQCRTPVATTPQLKQRKLSRFSVTPVVLSVAVGGAAAEQNECLPSTVDASPKPSTFGTGDTNIVTDSAASGGDMPPAPYAGTVQQPQQQPAPENYSTFQPGQGMEANTQTQLHDALQQQQQQVYLQQQSLDLELQQQQQQQQQQQMLQQQMQQQQQQLQQQQQQQQQQQQQQQQLAIQHALLQQQQLQYQQQQQQQQPTSISTAGGMIIPMEAEPSYDLQQQYYQQQQQQQQQQQQQFQQYQHIQQQAIIQQQLQNQQQQQHQQLMQQQQQQQQQQQQQQQVQMAQQNIPASGLMSTQTSIDQGARDSIPNSSSRMPETLEQLKIGLENITHVHVNTNKSGGNAGGGSTGLSSQASTNALSAMVSPHPAPYAMQPGTNTSDQQQPQQVIIYQTQEYILSDPNYQTAEGDQFASRTQEYIVEGTSYAAVVAGEFQPQHPNVAHAAPDQSNVELQQKPIVSRRTSAEINSTPAIPVTDAPVGEVTDAGTPNAATVQREQERQLSNQSSIDRIDSLVGLQLKLAQLTVGSETPKSAVVTTDNAQSLHPQQQSAVTSPSVEQVEPKFANEAKPLIRKVSRFQVQTVQESPRGAVTADTKPHRKLAMTINPQEYDSPNCTAFSSPTDEKSCQTLPSVQQQQQQHGALVCEVPTTNDLEAKLNQVLPKTPNMESAAPNFNLTPSQQMMQHQQPQQNAYVAPLQQQTQVPMASQTHMMQQQQPQQGHQGLQIQQTPTHMQTPVAMQANAGNTVHMSMVDGSGYAPVQQQQQQQQPTQVLPAQPAPPQPQQLPPEPSFTNADIGQNLVAIQNHLCGLQLLPSARQQLQLLLQRQHIEHEELKLRHFLELEKFLKQQKEDMKPTQVAQPAPSGPPPTQAAAAVGTPPQQMISAQHATPGQPTVAQPVPPTPSVPIGVQPVQQQQQQQVLMATDLTSPTMVVNRIGFEMPGMTAGSSSYSSASYTSTIGSTGSGTENDQEVAALTAAAVNVEAILPKIEQKSQV; via the exons CAATTCGGTCCAGGCAGCGTCACATGTAAGCAACAGTCAAGACAACCAGCAGAGTACGAGAGTTTCCACCACGACGAGTAGCCAGcaggtcagcagcagcagctaccGTGTACGGAGATTGCGTTCCGCTAGTCAATCGACATCGTCTACAAGCCtgaacagcatcaacaacaacaacaacccctGCATTAGCAGCAGCGCGAGTCAAAGTGCAAGTGGTGCCTGCAGTACCGCCAGCTCGAGTGGTGCAGGAGGTAGTAGTGGAGGTGGTAgtaacagcagcaccagcaacgtGCTCAACAACAATAATACGATCACGTACAACCACAACAACTGCAGCACACTAAGACACCAGCGGCATCATCAACATCTTCTTCACACGACACGATCGAGTACTTCCGGTACGAACCAAACGGCAGCCAACACGGGGGCTCTAATCTCAAGAGTGTTTGACcacagcagcagtagtagcagcagcaccaccaccacaccaaACACCAACGCCAACGCCAACGCCGGCAGTGGTAGCGTCGTGCCCGCCACGGCTTCATCAACTCCTTCGGTAGGCGGATTGGCAAACAACACCACcagtggtggaggaggaggaggagcggCAACAGGTGGAAGTTTTCACCGTCGCGCATCTCCCGGGGATAAAAAATCGCATCAGCAGAAAAACGATGACAAGATGGACGAAAGACGGCAAGCACAACAACAGAAGACGCCCAGcaagcaacaccagcagcagccgcgTGACACAACGCCGACTAGTCGGAAGAACAGGAAGGATTCAGATGGAGCAGCCAGTGAAGCAGCGTCACCAAAGAAAAGAATCTTCTCGCACCAACGACATACGATAATGTCGAAGGCGGCAAACAACACCGCTGCCGCCGCGACGCCGACCACCGCGGTGGTGGATGCTACTGAGCAGGTGGAAGAATCCATCGTCATCGAGGATGAAGGCAAACGGGAAGTGGACGAGGGCACGGTCGAGGATGACAATTCCTCCTGCGGCGTCGTGCCACCGTTGGATTCAGcggtgaaggaagtggaagaaGCCGGGGAGAAGCCGCACGACTCGCCGGCGGACGCTGTCGCCATGGAGGAAGAGAAGGAAGTTCGCCGCTCGAAGGCACTTACCAATGACTCCGGTATCGAGGGGGAAGGTCATCAGCTGTCCAACCACCATCTCGAGGACAACTCGAGGACGACGGATGAGGAGAAAGATTCGTGCGTTGGAAGCAAGGAGAAGGTAGAGCACGTAGAGGATGAGGAGGGTGCTGTACAGTTGCGGTCGTCAGAGGCGGCACAGCAACGCCGGGAGGAGGGAGCATCGTGCGAATCGGATGGATCGCAAACCCGCACCATCCTACGATTCGTGCGGAAGAGCCTGGAGAATACTGCCATGTCGGTGATGTACTCCGAGAACGGTGTGTGCACCGAGACGATCGAAACGGAGTACCCACGCAACCTGGACGATAACATCGAGATACTGAGCCGGGAGGCGGAAAATCTCGCGCTGCAGTTTAAACCCGCGGACGAGAAGCTCGTCTTTGGGCCAATCTTTGATCTTGAAAAGTTTGAGGAGCAGCGcaagcagcaaaagaaagaggacgacgaggacgaggccATCGGAATTTCACCGTGCGGGCGGTTTTTGAAGTACGACAAGGAGGTTGGCCGGGGGTCTTTCAAGACCGTGTACCGGGGTTTGGATACACAGACCGGCGTTGCAGTCGCTTGGTGCGAGCTGCTG GAGAAAAAAGTGAACCGTGTCGAAAGGGCACGTTTTCGGGAGGAGGCCGAAATGCTGAAGAAActgcagcatccgaacattgTGCGCTTTTACAACTACTGGGAGGCGGCACCGATGGCCggaaacaagaagaaaaacatagttcTGGTGACCGAACTTATGCTATCCGGCACGTTGAAATC CTACTTGCGACGGTTTAAGAAAATCAACCCGAAAGTACTGAAATCCTGGTGTCGGCAAATATTGAAGGGTTTGCATTTCCTACATTCACGCACGCCGCCAATCATCCATCGTGATTTGAAAtgtgataatatttttataaccGGAACGACAGGGAGTGTTAAAATAGGTGATCTAGGATTAGCCACGCTGAAGAATCGCAGCTTCGCCAAGTCGGTGATCGGCACACCGGAGTTTATGGCACCGGAGATGTACGAGGAGCACTACGACGAGGCGGTCGATGTGTACGCGTTCGGCATGTGCATGCTGGAGATGGCCACGTCGGAGTATCCGTACAACGAGTGCAACACACCGGCCCAGATCTACAAGAAGGTGACGTCGGGCGTGAAGCCGCAGAGCCTCGAGAAGGTGGAAAATCCGGAGGTGCGCGAAATCATCGAGCGGTGCATCCACGACAAGAAGGAGGGCCGGCCGACGTGCAAGGAGCTGCTGAATTTTGAGTTTTTCTGCGAGGACATCGGCATCCGATTGGAGCCGATATCGAAGGAGGCCTTCCTGGCGAGCCCGGACAACGTGCGGATGGAGTTTCGGTTGCGCATCATGGACCCGAAGAAGCGCGTCAACAAGCACAAGGAGAACGAAGCGATACAGTTCGATTTCGACATCCGCGTGGACGATGCGGACGAGATTGCGAGCGAAATGTACAAGTCGGGCATACTGATGGAGGACGACTCGAAGACGGTGGCGAAAAATCTCAAGGTACAGATACAAACGCTGCTCAAGGAGCGGGAAGAACGTGCCCGTCAGCAGCAGGTCGAGCAGGAGAAGGAAGTGCTGCAAAAGCAAGCCCTCCTAGCGCAGCAAATGTaccagcaacagcaaatgCAGCAGCAGATGGAGAATGATCTGCAGGTTACGGAGCTGCAGGTACCACAGTTGCTAAACCAGCAGAATACGGTTCTACcagcacaacaacaaccacaacaaccgCAGCAACAAGTTCCACAAAATTACTACCAACCCGCGTCGCTTCCGGCAGCGCAGGCAcaacaaataatttatcaGCAACAGATTTCGGCACCGGTCGGTAATGAACAGctaaagcagcagcaacaacagcaacagagcTATCAGCAACAGCCTCCACCTATGGGAGGTGGTCAGTACATCGTAAACCAATCGATTTCgatgcaacagcagcatcccttacagcaacaacaaacgcaACCACAGCCACAGTTCCTTAATCAAATGACTCCATCTCAGCAAACACAAGCGGTTGTCAacccgcagcagcagccgtaCGTGCAACAGCAGATATATATTGACCCGcaacagcaccaacagcaacaacagtatTTGCAACAGCTTCAGCAAcaactgcagcagcagctaaGCAACCCCCAGCAAGGCCAATCGCAAGGCTCCACTACGATGCAGTTTATGAACCAAATCGGCTCGCAGCAGCTGGCGCAGCAAATCTTTCAACTGAAGCAGCAAAACTTTGCCATgtttcaacagcagcagcagcagcagcagcaagcggaGCTTCAAGAACAGATTTCCACCCTGGAGCAACAGCTGCAGGGAATCCTCCCCATTCATAACCAACCGGGGCAGATTatccaacaacagcagcaaccgaTGCAAACAACGGTATACGTACAACAGACAccgccacaacaacaacaagcgcCTCTCATGCACGGTCAGCCGATTCAAACGACCGGGCAGCCAGTTTACTTACCACAGCAACTTACGGATCCTTCGGTACAGCTACATCAATCCATGCCAACACAGTTGGGAACaccacagcaacagcagcaaccgcaACAGCAAAGCTCTTCGGCAATCATTATGCATCATCCTCAGCCGCAACAAGCACAGGTTTTACCCCAACAGCAGCTTTtcgttcagcagcagcagcagcagcagcagcagcaacaacaacagcctcCAAttatgcagcagcagccgatGCAAACCACTCAAACAACACAGACGATGCCAATGCAACAGATTCTACAACAATCCCCAGCCCCATTGCAGGTACCAGCGCAACAGCAGCCACTACTACCCCCTCAACAACAGCCGATCGTGGAAGCGCCTCCTCCCGTAGCGCTGGCTAACGAGAATGTTCAactgcaacaacagcaacagcagcagcaacagacgATTGTCCCgcaagagcagcagcagcaaacggtGTTGTTGAGCAATGTTCCATCGATTAACTCGAACGGTGGAGCTATGGCTTCGGCGGTTGCGATAGGAACCGccgccacaacaacaacaacaacaacagcgggTGGTGGTACGCCAGGCACTCCCGGTCCACTCGATCAACCAGCCACGGCCGGCACGCCGGTCATGCCTGCCTCACAAGCAGCGCTTCCGAAGCGGCTGacgaatgaaattaaaaaacgaCGCAACCAGCGTTCGACCGAGCGAAACCCGAAGCTGCACGTGCTCGGCTACGAAAACAACATCATCGAGTGCGAGATGGAAAACCGTGCGAAAAAGATCAAGTTCAAGTTCGATCCGACCAACGTCAACACGGTGGAGGTTGCTCGTGATCTA GTCAGCGACGACCTACTGAGCGAGTCACAGACGACAGTTTTCATCGAAATGGTACGCGACATCCAGCGGCAGCTGAAGGAAAATCCCAACCAACTGCCGGTCGCCTCCCAGTGCTACCGACGTTCGTCGGAGAAG gtGCGCCATGCGTCTCTAACACGTCAGCGTTCGACCTTTAAAACACACCAGAGACACAGATCT CGTGACGAAACATCAACGACCGCGTCCAACTTTACGCACATCTTCGATCCAACGATCATCGAACGGCAAGCGCTGGGAACGGGCATTTCCAGCACGACGACCTCATCGTCCTCATCGTCTCCCTTGTCACAGCAGCAGCCCGCTTCAGCGATCACTACATCGCAGACAAACGGTGAACTGGAGAAGACACCATCGCTGGATGGCGGTGACACGGTTGCACCGACAGGTTCACAGGTTCCTCCATCGCAGCAGCCGGACGTGGAGTATAATAATGACGCTAACATC CAACTGCAGGCGGCAGCTACCATTACGAGCGTGGTGACGTATACGATGGACGACGGAGCCAACGATAACAACAGCAGTTGCGATGAAAACTCGCGAAAAGCCAGCACCGTCAGTACGGATTACACGTCGCACGAAAACACTCCAGAAAATACGATCACATCGGGCAGCAATTTGAGTATCCTACATCAACGGCTCAGTTTCGGTGAGCCCGGtgaccagcagcaacagcaggcaGACGCGAACGGTCCGGGTGGAAACGGTGGTACAACCGACGTAGAGTTTGCCGAGCAGAACTCGACCAAGATCGAGAAGATGGATCGTCCAGAGACTATATCTAGTTCAGTGCCATCAGAAACCACAACAGCAGAAGCTATCAATTCCGCCAGCACCCAAGAAGATGGCGGCGGACCAACGTTTGATAACCAACAACAGCTACCGGTGGCCGAATCTTCTAGTCAAAGCATACATTCGTCACCGGCGCTAAATGGCGCGACAGTTGAGGCTATCCGGGCGGCAGGTGGACCACCGTCTAAGACTGAAGAAGGGCCAGCCTCAGCAATGGATGGAGCAAACATTGAGTCTCCCTTGTCGGAACAATGTAGGACGCCGGTCGCAACTACGCCGCAGCTGAAACAGCGTAAACTGTCACGGTTTTCCGTGACACCAGTGGTCCTTTCGGTGGCCGTTGGAGGAGCCGCGGCAGAGCAGAATGAATGTCTCCCTTCGACGGTGGATGCGTCTCCTAAACCTTCTACTTTCGGTACGGGAGACACAAACATCGTGACCGATAGCGCGGCTTCTGGAGGAGACATGCCACCAGCACCCTATGCTGGAACTGTCCAGCagccacaacaacaacccgCTCCGGAGAACTATAGCACCTTTCAGCCCGGGCAAGGTATGGAAGCAAACACTCAAACTCAGTTGCATGATGCAttacaacaacagcaacagcaggtgtATCTGCAGCAACAATCTTTAGATCTTGAattacaacagcaacaacagcagcagcagcagcaacagatgCTACAACAGCaaatgcaacaacaacaacaacaacttcagcaacagcaacaacaacaacaacaacaacaacaacaacaacaac AGTTGGCTATCCAGCACGCCCTCcttcagcaacagcagttgcaatatcagcaacagcagcagcaacagcaaccgaCTAGTATTTCCACCGCGGGTGGCATGATAATACCTATGGAAGCCGAGCCTTCATACGACTTACAGCAACAATactatcagcagcagcagcagcagcagcaacaacagcaacagcaatttCAGCAATATCAACATATACAGCAGCAGGCGATCATTCAACAGCAATTGCaaaaccagcaacagcagcagcatcaacagctgatgcaacaacaacaacaacaacagcagcaacaacagcaacaacagcaagttCAGATGGCGCAACAGAATATCCCTGCCAGTGGATTGATGTCAACGCAGACATCCATCGATCAGGGAGCGCGAGATTCGAtacccaacagcagcagtcgcATGCCGGAAACTCTGGAGCAGTTAAAAATCGGTCTCGAAAATATAACACACGTGCATgtgaacacaaacaaatcggGCGGGAATGCTGGTGGTGGATCAACCGGTCTTTCCTCGCAGGCCAGCACTAACGCATTGTCGGCGATGGTTTCTCCTCATCCTGCGCCGTACGCCATGCAACCCGGAACCAATACGTCCGACCAGCAACAACCGCAGCAGGTGATCATTTATCAGACGCAAGAGTATATCTTATCGGACCCGAACTACCAGACGGCTGAAGGGGATCAGTTTGCTTCTCGCACGCAAGAGTACATCGTGGAGGGTACGAGCTATGCGGCGGTGGTGGCCGGAGAGTTTCAACCACAGCACCCGAACGTGGCCCATGCAGCACCTGATCAGTCCAACGTCGAGCTACAGCAAAAACCGATTGTTTCGAGACGTACCTCGGCCGAAATAAATAGCACACCGGCAATACCAGTAACGGACGCTCCGGTCGGTGAGGTGACGGATGCTGGCACACCAAACGCTGCCACGGTGCAGCGAGAACAGGAGAGGCAACTGTCTAACCAGAGCAGTATAGATCGCATCGATAG CCTTGTTGGTTTGCAACTGAAGCTAGCACAACTGACAGTTGGCTCTGAAACACCGAAGTCGGCTGTTGTCACAACGGACAACGCGCAATCCTTGCATCCCCAG CAACAGTCCGCCGTAACTAGCCCCTCGGTAGAGCAGGTGGAGCCAAAGTTTGCGAACGAAGCGAAACCGCTCATTCGCAAAGTGTCCCGCTTTCAGGTGCAAACCGTACAAGAATCTCCTCGCGGGGCGGTAACCGCAGACACGAAACCGCACCGTAAACTGGCAATGACAATAAATCCGCAGGAATACGACAGTCCGAACTGTACCGCTTTTTCATCACCGACGGATGAAAAGTCTTGTCAAACATTACCAtccgtgcagcagcagcaacaacagca CGGAGCGCTGGTCTGTGAGGTTCCTACCACTAACGATCTGGAGGCTAAGCTAAACCAAGTTCTCCCAAAGACACCGAACATGGAATCGGCGGCACCAAATTTCAATCTGACACCATCGCAACAAATGATGCAGCATCAACAACCGCAACAAAATGCGTACGTCGCCCCGCTGCAGCAACAAACACAAGTTCCAATGGCCAGTCAAACACATATgatgcaacaacagcagccacAGCAGGGACATCAGGGGCTTCAAATTCAACAGACGCCGACGCATATGCAAACGCCGGTTGCAATGCAAGCTAACGCGGGCA ATACAGTTCATATGTCGATGGTCGACGGTTCTGGCTATGCTCcagttcagcagcagcagcaacaacaacaaccaactcAAGTATTGCCAGCGCAACCAGCACCTCCGCAGCCTCAGCAGCTTCCACCAGAGCCCTCGTTTACCAACGCTGATATAGGTCAAAATCTGGTTGCCATTCAGAACCACCTATGCGGGCTGCAGCTGCTACCCAGTGCCCGGCAACAGCTTCAACTGTTGCTCCAAAGGCAGCACATCGAGCACGAGGAGCTGAAGTTGCGTCACTTCCTCGAACTGGAAAAGTTCCTCAAGCAGCAGAAGGAAGACATGAAACCAACGCAGGTAGCGCAACCGGCCCCCTCTGGACCACCCCCAACCCAAGCAGCAGCTGCCGTTGGCACACCCCCTCAGCAAATGATCTCAGCTCAGCATGCCACGCCGGGTCAGCCGACCGTCGCACAACCGGTTCCACCTACTCCATCGGTTCCCATCGGAGTACAACcagtccagcagcagcagcagcaacaagttCTGATGGCGACCGATCTTACCTCTCCCACAATGGTCGTCAATCGTATCGGTTTTGAAATGCCGGGCATGACCGCGGGATCATCGTCGTACAGCAGTGCCAGCTATACGAGCACCATCGGCAGTACTGGCAGTGGAACTGAGAACGACCAAGAAGTGGCTGCACTGACGGCCGCTGCTGTCAATGTGGAGGCG